A genome region from Tolypothrix sp. PCC 7712 includes the following:
- a CDS encoding NAD(P)/FAD-dependent oxidoreductase — protein sequence MLPLKVVVIGGGAAGFFGAIACANANPHAQVILLEASRQPLAKVRISGGGRCNVTHACFEPERLVQNYPRGEKALRGAFSRFLPQDTIAWFAKRGVTLKTESDGRMFPITDSSETIVECLMNAATNAGVELRVGTPVVAVKRETETTGFEIILKSGEKLKCDRLLLATGSSLVGYKIAQELGHQIVSPVPSLFTFNIPDQQLRALAGISVNPVQLRLPMSGKAALQQTGSVLITHWGLSGPAVLKLSAWGARVLYESRYQSKLLINWLPDLSPEQVKEKILAVKTEWGKRPIALHRGVDLPHRLWQYILTRVGITTEYRWAELSNKTLNKMLAELTQGEYLIAGKGAFKEEFVTCGGVNLKEVNFKTMESKLIPGFYFAGEVLDIDGVTGGFNFQSAWTTAHLAGISIGMNN from the coding sequence TTGTTACCGTTGAAAGTTGTAGTTATTGGGGGCGGGGCTGCGGGATTTTTTGGTGCGATCGCTTGCGCTAATGCTAATCCTCATGCCCAAGTTATTTTATTAGAAGCCAGCCGTCAGCCACTAGCAAAAGTCCGCATTTCTGGTGGTGGACGCTGTAATGTCACTCATGCTTGCTTTGAACCCGAGAGGCTGGTGCAAAATTACCCCAGAGGCGAAAAAGCCTTGCGGGGTGCTTTTTCGCGCTTTCTACCCCAAGATACAATAGCTTGGTTTGCTAAACGCGGAGTCACGCTGAAAACTGAATCTGATGGGCGGATGTTTCCTATCACCGATAGTTCAGAAACTATTGTTGAATGTTTGATGAATGCAGCCACCAACGCTGGGGTAGAACTGCGTGTTGGGACACCTGTGGTTGCAGTCAAACGAGAAACTGAGACAACAGGGTTTGAGATAATTTTGAAGTCGGGAGAGAAGCTAAAGTGCGATCGCTTACTCCTTGCCACAGGTAGCAGCCTGGTAGGGTATAAAATTGCCCAGGAGTTAGGTCATCAAATTGTATCGCCTGTCCCTTCCTTATTTACCTTCAATATTCCCGATCAACAATTAAGAGCATTAGCCGGAATCAGTGTTAACCCCGTACAGTTGCGTTTGCCTATGAGTGGTAAAGCTGCTTTACAACAAACTGGATCTGTACTGATTACTCATTGGGGTTTAAGTGGCCCCGCAGTTTTGAAGCTTTCAGCTTGGGGTGCGAGAGTCTTATATGAAAGCCGCTATCAATCGAAATTACTCATTAATTGGCTACCTGATTTGTCACCAGAACAAGTAAAGGAAAAAATCTTAGCTGTCAAAACTGAATGGGGAAAGCGACCGATTGCTCTACATCGTGGCGTTGACTTACCGCACCGTCTCTGGCAATATATTCTTACGCGTGTAGGTATAACTACAGAATACCGATGGGCAGAACTGTCTAACAAAACTTTAAACAAGATGTTGGCAGAGCTGACTCAAGGAGAATACTTAATTGCAGGTAAAGGAGCCTTTAAAGAAGAGTTTGTTACCTGTGGAGGTGTTAATCTTAAAGAAGTCAACTTTAAAACAATGGAAAGTAAGTTGATTCCAGGTTTTTACTTTGCAGGGGAAGTGTTAGATATAGATGGCGTGACAGGTGGGTTTAACTTCCAAAGTGCTTGGACTACTGCACATCTAGCTGGTATATCCATAGGAATGAATAATTAA
- the rd gene encoding rubredoxin, producing the protein MSKYICSVCGYEYDPEVGDPDSGVEPGTTFEEISDDWVCPVCGAAKEEFEPAE; encoded by the coding sequence ATGTCTAAGTACATTTGTAGTGTCTGTGGCTATGAATACGACCCCGAAGTAGGCGATCCAGATAGTGGGGTAGAACCAGGCACAACTTTTGAAGAAATATCCGATGATTGGGTATGTCCGGTTTGCGGCGCTGCGAAAGAAGAATTTGAACCAGCAGAATAA
- a CDS encoding sugar transferase, translating to MTIKTVTNAPFREAPLDLRASVPIRLRKGLWWLRFLTLGLLDSTVLFLAWILAKYHTDAVDFTWQIPSTFSPILMTIAIQIVALAIQGNYQPGKKRYDYLNILKTLTFAHGLILAFVFLYQPDVEISRTTLIWSWLLSTSLVSLGRFATNLTLEHLRHRKILGQSYVFIICDPEDTEKFISLIKKEKRYIICGTASPRCLDRYYRQETLEKLNDLGVTEVFIAWNAIKNRMFIRWLFQSSGILVHLLSAEIKNIYRNVEFNEIGGVTCLSLDCPIITAKDFWIKRSLDFCLAAILIFLLSPIFLAISIAIKLDSPGTVFYRQTRIGLRGRPFKVWKFRTMRSDAEKLQRELEALNETKDGIIFKIKNDPRITRVGSFLRRYSLDEIPQLFNILCGEMSLVGPRPLPTRDVDKFSEHHFIRHDVLPGITGLWQVSGRSNILDFEQVIQMDLSYIEHWSLWLDFEILFKTVKVVLTKEGAY from the coding sequence ATGACAATAAAAACTGTAACTAATGCCCCCTTCAGAGAGGCACCACTAGACTTACGCGCATCTGTACCTATTAGGCTAAGAAAGGGCTTATGGTGGCTACGATTCCTCACTCTAGGTTTACTAGACTCCACAGTTCTATTCCTAGCTTGGATATTGGCTAAATATCATACTGATGCTGTAGATTTCACTTGGCAAATACCAAGCACTTTTTCACCAATACTCATGACTATTGCTATTCAAATAGTAGCATTAGCCATTCAAGGTAATTATCAACCTGGAAAAAAGCGTTACGACTATTTAAATATTCTCAAAACATTAACTTTTGCCCACGGATTAATACTAGCTTTTGTATTTTTATACCAACCTGATGTTGAAATTTCTCGTACAACATTAATCTGGTCTTGGTTGCTCAGTACATCTTTAGTTAGTCTGGGCAGATTTGCCACAAATCTGACACTTGAACATCTTCGTCATCGCAAAATATTAGGACAGTCTTATGTTTTTATTATTTGCGATCCCGAAGATACCGAAAAGTTTATCAGCCTGATCAAAAAAGAAAAGCGTTACATCATCTGCGGAACTGCTAGTCCCAGATGTTTAGATCGTTACTATCGCCAAGAGACTTTAGAAAAACTCAATGATTTAGGCGTAACTGAAGTATTTATTGCTTGGAATGCCATCAAAAATAGAATGTTTATCCGTTGGCTATTTCAGTCATCTGGCATCCTGGTACATCTTTTGTCAGCGGAAATCAAAAACATTTATAGAAATGTAGAATTTAATGAGATTGGTGGCGTAACTTGTCTTAGCTTAGATTGCCCCATCATCACAGCCAAGGACTTTTGGATCAAAAGAAGTTTGGATTTTTGTTTAGCAGCAATCTTAATATTTTTGTTATCCCCAATTTTTCTGGCAATTTCTATAGCCATCAAGTTAGATTCTCCCGGCACAGTATTTTATCGACAAACCCGCATTGGTTTACGTGGCAGACCTTTCAAAGTATGGAAATTCCGAACAATGAGATCGGATGCAGAGAAACTGCAAAGAGAGTTAGAGGCATTAAACGAGACTAAAGATGGAATCATTTTTAAGATTAAAAATGACCCTCGCATTACCCGTGTAGGCTCATTCCTGCGTCGTTATAGCCTAGATGAAATCCCTCAACTTTTTAACATTCTTTGCGGAGAAATGAGTTTGGTTGGCCCTAGACCTTTACCTACCAGAGATGTAGATAAATTTTCTGAACATCATTTTATCCGTCATGATGTTTTACCTGGGATTACAGGTCTTTGGCAAGTTTCAGGCAGATCCAATATCTTAGATTTTGAACAAGTAATCCAGATGGATCTTAGCTACATTGAACATTGGTCACTTTGGCTAGATTTTGAAATTTTGTTCAAAACAGTCAAAGTAGTTTTGACTAAAGAAGGCGCTTATTAA
- a CDS encoding oligosaccharide flippase family protein, with the protein MGKTKVLINSLSLLINRLAQGVTTFVLTAAIARNLGAYALGQYLLAISYYYIFVNLASQGLKTLFTRELSRSPEETPVYLVSGTLLQLILSFIGYLGLVVWVFLLPYSADTSIVCYVMGLAILPFALSNITEAIFQAQEKMHLITISTVPIYILRLLVMLWVMQMRYGVVHIAGILVISELLITIIQWILLTRMIQPQWQIKRDFIFNTIKAARTFFALEGVGIIAGKLDVLILSLLGNEFLIGLYGAVTQLMQPFYIVANSANMAAFPRMSKAVYLGKEEQRESTENIIELLLCMGLPFALGLWFFGKDLLLFVYKDQSFLQADTILHLISLGIIAGTFSKALSYLLIANGLEKFNLLEVALTSTVGGLAGIVFISQYKLLGAALMGLVMSLVNFSLYMYVTYRRLFSLRLWNVLRRPLLITFLMLIVFVLLEKLNLDFLVILIASICAYGLLMGAMTVQQLGGIHKIRQKIFKEG; encoded by the coding sequence ATGGGAAAGACAAAAGTTCTCATCAATTCTCTGTCACTTTTAATAAATCGTCTGGCACAAGGAGTTACAACTTTTGTCTTAACTGCGGCTATAGCTCGTAATTTGGGAGCTTACGCTTTAGGTCAATACCTATTAGCAATTAGCTATTACTATATCTTTGTTAACCTTGCTTCTCAAGGTTTAAAGACTTTGTTTACGCGAGAACTTTCCCGTTCGCCAGAAGAAACTCCTGTTTATCTCGTGAGTGGGACTTTGTTGCAGCTAATTCTCAGCTTTATTGGCTACTTAGGACTTGTAGTTTGGGTATTTTTGTTACCCTATAGCGCTGACACATCAATTGTTTGTTACGTTATGGGTTTAGCTATTTTGCCCTTTGCGCTTTCTAACATTACAGAAGCGATTTTCCAAGCCCAAGAAAAAATGCATTTAATTACGATCTCAACAGTACCAATTTACATCCTGCGTTTATTGGTAATGCTTTGGGTTATGCAAATGCGTTATGGAGTAGTACATATTGCGGGTATATTAGTAATTTCTGAATTATTAATTACTATAATTCAGTGGATTTTACTCACTAGAATGATTCAACCTCAATGGCAAATTAAGCGAGACTTTATTTTCAATACTATCAAAGCTGCTCGGACATTTTTTGCTCTTGAAGGTGTAGGAATTATTGCTGGTAAGTTAGACGTACTCATACTCTCCCTGTTAGGGAATGAGTTTTTAATAGGTCTTTATGGCGCTGTTACACAATTGATGCAGCCATTTTATATTGTTGCCAATAGTGCAAATATGGCAGCCTTTCCCCGTATGTCTAAGGCAGTATATTTGGGTAAAGAAGAACAAAGAGAATCTACAGAAAATATTATTGAGCTTCTACTTTGTATGGGGTTACCTTTTGCATTAGGATTGTGGTTCTTTGGCAAAGATTTATTATTATTTGTTTATAAAGATCAAAGCTTTTTACAAGCAGATACAATTCTACATCTGATTTCATTAGGAATTATTGCAGGTACATTTTCTAAAGCACTCAGTTATTTGTTAATAGCTAACGGTCTAGAGAAGTTTAATCTTTTAGAAGTTGCTTTAACATCTACAGTTGGAGGATTAGCAGGGATAGTATTTATTTCACAGTATAAGTTATTAGGTGCCGCATTGATGGGGTTGGTGATGTCTTTAGTAAACTTTAGTTTATATATGTATGTTACATATCGCCGTCTCTTTTCATTGCGTCTATGGAATGTCCTGCGTCGTCCACTACTAATTACATTTTTAATGTTAATTGTATTTGTGCTATTAGAAAAGCTCAATTTAGATTTCTTAGTAATTTTAATTGCATCAATCTGTGCTTACGGCTTATTAATGGGTGCAATGACTGTGCAACAATTAGGAGGTATTCATAAAATCAGGCAGAAAATATTTAAAGAAGGCTAA
- a CDS encoding glycosyltransferase family 4 protein: protein MAIKVALLNFCFDDYTIELANSLVNYVDLTLIQQQKSAPACKGVLDERIPVLRFEKPPMRHPRNIRSIAEMMHIIREVQPDVLHVQESNDIWYLLNLLFAKMPPLVTTIHDVFGHPGDGEQVFASQYTRPIAFYRSQQLIVHTQQHQETLNQQFRIPKDKINILPHGELGSLYHRRTQKYSSPKEPATLLFFGRIWPYKGLKYLLQAMPLVAERIPDVKLIIAGRGENIHQYFPHGYDEQRYEIINNFISNEDVVKLFQRSTATILPYIEASQSGVAALSYGMGTPIIASEVGGLKEIVRDQEDGLLVPPGDVEALAKAIIHLLSDDQLQQKMQIAALSRSQQDLNWSNIAAQTVDVYHKTIKYA, encoded by the coding sequence ATGGCTATTAAAGTCGCTTTACTCAATTTTTGCTTTGATGATTACACTATTGAATTAGCCAATAGCTTAGTCAATTATGTTGATTTAACTTTAATCCAGCAACAAAAGAGTGCCCCTGCTTGCAAAGGTGTACTCGATGAACGTATTCCAGTACTAAGATTTGAAAAACCACCCATGCGTCATCCTCGCAATATCCGTTCCATAGCCGAGATGATGCATATTATTCGAGAAGTTCAGCCTGATGTTCTCCATGTTCAAGAATCTAATGATATTTGGTATTTATTAAATCTTTTATTCGCTAAAATGCCGCCCCTAGTGACAACAATTCACGATGTGTTTGGTCACCCAGGGGATGGAGAACAAGTATTTGCTTCTCAATATACTCGACCTATAGCGTTTTATCGTTCCCAACAATTAATTGTCCATACACAACAGCATCAAGAAACTTTAAATCAACAATTTCGCATACCAAAAGACAAAATTAATATTCTGCCACATGGTGAGCTTGGCAGTTTATATCATCGCCGTACACAGAAATATAGCTCCCCGAAAGAACCAGCTACCTTGCTATTTTTTGGCAGAATTTGGCCGTACAAAGGCTTAAAATATTTGCTACAAGCAATGCCGTTAGTTGCTGAACGTATTCCTGATGTCAAGCTAATTATTGCTGGTAGAGGCGAAAATATTCATCAATATTTTCCGCATGGATATGATGAACAGCGCTACGAAATTATTAATAATTTTATTTCTAATGAAGATGTAGTGAAGTTATTTCAACGTAGCACAGCTACTATTCTGCCATATATTGAGGCATCTCAAAGTGGCGTAGCAGCTTTATCATATGGTATGGGAACGCCAATAATTGCTTCGGAAGTGGGAGGTTTAAAAGAGATAGTTCGCGATCAAGAAGATGGTTTATTGGTTCCACCGGGTGATGTGGAAGCCTTAGCAAAGGCAATTATTCATTTATTAAGTGATGATCAATTGCAGCAAAAAATGCAAATTGCAGCCCTATCTCGCTCTCAGCAAGACTTGAATTGGTCAAATATTGCTGCTCAGACAGTAGATGTTTACCACAAAACTATCAAATATGCGTAA